ACCAAACCGAAGAAAGCAGCTGCCAAAAAACCTAAAGTCGCGGCTAAGAAAGCAACCAAGGCAAAGAAGTCAAAATAGACTGAAATAGCGGAATCGTTTATGTAAATATGAGAATTGAGTGATGTAAGGGGAACAAtttgccattttttattttatttttggaaatttggttttgttttctgtttggggTTTGTTGTAAAACTTCTAGAAATGGCTTTATAGAGACACACCCACTTATGTTTCTGCGCTGCAATACGTCATGCTTTTTTGAAATGCGATTGCTGTTGATGTAAATTAGTACGCTGAATAGTTGAGTTTTAACAAGAGTTTTGACATGTTGTTTAGAAGATGAAGAAAATGGGAACACTTTGTAAATTTAAgtttatacatgtttttcttttattgcaacaactgttctgtttttgcaaccTTCTGTGCAACCTTTTATTGATGGATGTTAAAAAGAGATGCCTTTTGTTTGGTAAGACAATAAACTTTTGATATATAAAATCTGTCATTTCTGTTTCGCGCAGTGAGTTTTCTATAACATTAtaagatttgtatttttttaattaaattttgtaaaacattttagGACTTAATGATTCCGTACAGCCTCGTgccatgatttttttttctattaacattgtaaaaagtacaataaataaaacaaattcaataaaaaagtcaTTTCAGAGAGAAAACTACAGTAATGTCATcaataatgcattatttaagggataatgtacatgcAGCCGCAGAAATAAGCTttttgttatctgggaataacgaacctgcaaatgtctcgactggccaatcagaataaaACATTCctacgagccgtgtaataaacgCAATCAACAGATATAATCAGATATAATATCTCTCAGATATCTTTTCTCAGATGTCTTTTTAGTTAGTTTATAAAAAGTAATCGTACAATTATTAGTTGGATTTGAATAGATTTCACCTTCTATAAACAGCAACCTAAGCAGGAGAAAAGAGGTGCACCCCTATTTAGCGAAATAGTGGTATGTCCCAACGTGTGGCGTTTACTCGTCGCGGAAGTCGCCGGTGTTTGTAGCACTTCCGTCTTCTGCTCCAACTGGTACACAGAAATGGTAGGATTGTCTTTGAACACTTCAGAAAAACATATATTAAAATAGATGCAATTGTTTGAGTTACGTGAAACCACTGGAGTAAGCTAATTGTTAGATTTCTGGTTTTGTTTCTGCGCTGACGGGAAGTTGCTCAATTTGCGCATACTGCTAAATCACTAGCTAACACCCACACCCATATTCTCCTGCCGGGGGTAGTGTGAGATTAATTTGACATTGTGCATTTGGTGTGTAGTAACATCGcttgcttttttgttgttggatTCGTGTACTAGGAGAAAACCAATTCAAATTGACCTCCCTTCATATGCACCGATAGCGAGCTATGATTTGTTGGTCCTGACACTGCTTTGATTatactgatgttttttttatcccGTAGTAAAGTGTCGGCATGTTACCTGTTGATAAAAATGATCTCTGTATTAACCTGCTTGacctgttttatttattcaatttatttaattaataatactcacatatacagtattgcaaCATTTGAGATATAACGCATATTTGCCTTAGAAGTCTAATGTTCCCAGACCCAGACATTTtgctcatatttatttattgtctaCTTCTTTATTGTAATTCTAAAAAAGGTCAGTTAGGTCTGTCTTTCACGCAGATATGTGCACTTCCTCCATGGTTTGTATTTAAATTCAGGAAGTGACTAGATTTAGACAGTCCATTCTAGAATAATATATATGTTAAATTGCAACATGACAAAGCCACTTTATGGTGTGTAGTGCATGCCTCTTTTGGAGCACAGTATCCCAAGAATTCCCCTGCAGGTTcagacgtgcatttaaaaaacacaatatggAAGTTGTGAACAGTATGCTATCTGTATGCAGCCTGTGAGGTTTGGCACATACAGATTTAGTTCCTTTATTTTGGCAGACGGCAACTCTGCGTCCGTACCTGAATGCAGTGCGTGCTACACTGCAAGCCGCTCTCTGTCTGGAGAACTTTTCCTCACAGGTGGTTGAACGACATAACAAACCCGAGGTTGAAGTGAGGTAGGTGTGTGCGACTATTGATTGCGACTATTGATTGCATGTGTTTTTGATCTCTCTGTAAAAGATACCCACATCCTATTCCATGGTTTAAAGTTAGCATCttgtctctctctttgtgttgtTGTGATGCATGTTTGCATGTTCTGCAATATAAGCCACATAGTTACATACATGCTATCATGCAACACATTTTACATTGAattcatgcttttatttttagattaagtTCCATTGTTATCATAAGAACCTCATACTATGTGATGGTTTCTGTTCCTTTTATTAAACTTCTTGTAGGCCATGTGACAGAAATTCAGCATACCAGTTTAAACTACTGTTTCATACCATGTTGTATGTCTTGTACTTACTCAAGTATCTTTATGTGTGTATGTCACCAGGAGCAGTAAAGAGCTGTTGCTTCAGCCTGTTGTGATCAGTAGGAATGATAAAGAGAAGGTTCTAATAGAAGGATCCATCAACTCTGTAAGAGTCAGCATTGCTGTAAAACAGGTAAATGCCATCTGAACGTGCAATTGTGTTCCAACTTTTCTGAGATCTGTGGAAGTATTGCAATGGTAATACAGTAAGAGAAACTGCATGGTTTCACTTTTTTGACTGCGAATGCAGTCCAGTAAAGGTGCTAGCAACTAGAACCACCTGAGAATTGTTTCTCTTGTAAATTGTCTATGATCCGGTGATGCACATCAATTGGTCCTTTGAAGGCTGATGAGATTGAAAAGATTCTGTGCCACAAGTTCATGCGTTTTATGATGATGAGAGCCGAGAACTTCTTCATTCTGCGGAGGAAACCTGTTGAGGTGAGAATTTTCACTTGCTTGTTTACAGTGCAATTTTATTTGCTTATTCTTGTTTCGATTTACTTTTACATTGCTGGGCTTTTGCTGACAACCTAATTAGGGGTCAAGCCCCGAAGGGGCGGAGACCCGTATTGTGTTTGTTAGTTTTCTACTTCTTCCGCCATTCTATGGTTCGGTTCTATGGCAGCCCATAGAACCGTACATAGGAAAGTTATGAGATTTGGCACACAGATAGAAGACAGCTCACGGCGATTCGAATGCACCCATGTCATTTTCCGTCATGAATATTTTCCCGGCATTTTGAATTATTcgaaaaacatactttttcgaACTCATCCTAGAGCTTTTCACCGACTTGTACAAAATTTGGTATGGAGCATCTAGAGACAGTGCTGCCAAAAAGTTATC
The Triplophysa rosa linkage group LG7, Trosa_1v2, whole genome shotgun sequence genome window above contains:
- the arpc4 gene encoding actin-related protein 2/3 complex subunit 4, with protein sequence MTATLRPYLNAVRATLQAALCLENFSSQVVERHNKPEVEVRSSKELLLQPVVISRNDKEKVLIEGSINSVRVSIAVKQADEIEKILCHKFMRFMMMRAENFFILRRKPVEGYDISFLITNFHTEQMYKHKLVDFVIHFMEEIDKEISEMKLSVNARARIVAEEFLKNF